The following nucleotide sequence is from Aedes aegypti strain LVP_AGWG chromosome 3, AaegL5.0 Primary Assembly, whole genome shotgun sequence.
TGATATAATTACGACTAACccgattcgcgatattactcatTTAGAAACATTCAATATCTTCGAATTTAAGAGAAAATCAGTACAAAATAAAACATCTCTTTGAGACTATGGTCACAGGAAAGCTTCCGAGTAACTCCTCAAATCAAACAGAATAAGAAGATCTCTGGACTTCACTCCACCTCTTGAACAGTTCAGTGATGTCTTGAAGTTAAATGTCAAACATGAAACTTAGATTCAATGCAATAACTGTGTTTTGTTTGTTCTGATGTGCTATAAATCATGATCTGACTCAACAGACCCCAAAGGCCTTTTGCCGTGTGGTACAGAACATATCACAAGAAataattcaaagattttgtaatGAATACAAAAACGTCATTACAATGATGTCATCTTCAATATTTGGAATAAATGTTCGAATATTTTGTCCAGAAAACTCTCCAAAGAGATTTCCAGGAATTTAACCAGGTATCACACAacaaatttctctaaagattgtTTTACACATTTCTCATAAATTTATTCTGagaatccttccaaaaattCATCCGAATATCTATCACAAAACCTTCCAGAAATCCTCAAAGAAAGAATTTTATGGATACACCTCAATTTTTCGCAAGAAAGACCTCACCAATTTTTtccagaggattttttttacagatcaCTCCAAGGATCACtctaaaaatttcatcaaggatTCTGAATGAATTCATTCAACATCTTTCAATAACTGACTCAAGAAGGAATTTACAaacagattccttcaaaaaggGAATTATCTTGTAGATTGCTCGAGGAATCCCCTCAAggatcttcaagaatttctacccGAATCTCTCAAAAAATgacatatcttcttcttcttttctggcgttatgtccccactgggacagaacctgcctcgcagcttagtgttcttatgagcacttccacagttattaactgaaagcttactatgccaatgaccatttttgcatgcgtatatcgtgtggcaggtacgaagatactctatgccctgggaagtcgagaaaatttcctacccgaaaagatcctcgaccggtgggattcgaacccacgaccctcagcttggtcttgctgaatagctgcgcgtttaccgctacggctatttgagCCCCTCATAAAATGACATATATAGCAAagaaaatatcttgaaaaccaCCTTAAAAAAACAGTTATTGAAATGCTCTTGAATTCATGTAATAGGAATACTTTAGAATTCCTATCAGTGATTTCTTTAAAACTTGATTgtaacccattaacgcccagtGGTCTGATTTGAGATCAGAAGCTGCGAACGTCCAGTGATCTACTTTTATGCATACAGTTTTTTTGTAGACACAAAGGAAGCTGGTATCTTTGTCAAAATTGTGAAAGAGCTCAAGAGCAGTCTAATGACAGGATTCTCAAATCAGATTTCTTGCACTAGGTTGCGTTGTaggcatgaaatatttcaatctTTTTAGTTGTCTTGTCAGCAGCTCTTGTCGGCGTCACTACGCTCGTCTTATGTTACCATTGGCGTGGTTTCCAAATTGAATGATTCCTGAAGGTGTATAGAAAAGATCTTGGAAGCCGGTGTGGATTTTAAGATTTCAGAATAGATTCTAGAATTCCAGTGGATATTGGGACTCCAGTGTAGGTCCTGAGattcctgtgaggattctgggtTTTCAATGTGAATCCTAGTATTTCAGTGAGGATCCTTAGATTCCAGTGGATCATGTGGATCGTAAGGTgacagtgtggatcttggtatatcagtgtggatccttggaTTCCAGTACAAatattgggattccagtgtgaatgtCGGGATCACCGTGTAGATCCTGAGGTTCCGGTGTAGATCCTGGGACTCCAGTGTGTATCTTGGGAACTCCAGTGTGGATCATGTGACTCAAATGTGGACCAAGGGATTCCAGTGTAAATTTTTAAGTTCCAGGGTAGATCTTGCGATTTCAGTATAAATCCTGGGATTGAAACATGGCTTCTTGGTTTCCAAGGGTAATCttgagattccagtgtggatcctaggatttccggtgtggatcctaggattccAGTGTGCATATTAGGATACTGGTGGGAATTTTTAGTTTCTTTGAGTTTGGATCCTTCGATTCTAGTATGGATCTTGGGATTCCAGCTATGGGTTCTAGGATTGCAATATGGATACTGCCAATGATGATCCTGGGTGCTCAATGTGGATCCTAGTGTTTCATTGATCTTTTGATTCTAGTGGATCATGTGGATCGCAATGTGACTGTGTGGATCTTGATACTCCAGTGTTGATCCTGGATCTCaagtgtggatcttgggattCCTGTGTAGATCTTGCgatttcagtatggatcctgggattgGAACATGGCTTCTTGGTTTTCAAGGTGAATCCTGGGGCTCGAGTGTAGATCTTTGGATTTCCGGTGAggatcctaggatttcagtgtaAATATTAGGATACCAGTGGGGATTTTAAGTTTCTAGTGTGGATCCTTGGATTCCAATATGGATTCTGGGTTTCCAGCGTGGGTTTTGGAATTGCTGTGTGGACTCTGGGATTCTTGTGTGAATCCTGGTAATCCATTGTGGATCCTGGTACTCTAGTATGGATCCTGAGACTCCCGTGTAGATTCTGGAACTCCATGCTGGATCCTTGGGTACCAGTGTGGATGCTGGGATTCCAATTTAAATCTTGGCATTTCTttgtgaatcctgggattctagTGTAAATTTTGGTATTTTTGTGTGGAGTTTTCAGAATTGATATTGGTATACCAAAGTGGATCTTGGGATTCCAATGTGCATCCGGCGTTCCACTGTGAATTCTGGTATTTATTTGTGGATTCTGGGATGTGTAGATACTACGACtgcagtgtggatcctgggattccagtgcgGATTCTGGGACTTCAGTGGGGATATTTGAATTCTTTTGTGGATCCTGGGAATCCGGTacggattctgggaatccagtatTTATTCTGGGATTCCAATGTGAACGCTGGGAATCTAGAGTAGATCCTGGGATTGCAAAGTGGATCCTTGTGTTTCAGCCTGGATCCTTGGGTTTCAGTGTACATCCTGGGTTTCTAGTGTTGATTGTGTTACTGCATTGTAGATCCTAGGCTTCTAATGTAGATATTGGGATTCCAGTCTGGTTTGTTGTATTTCAGTGTGAACCCTGGCACTGTTGTGTGGTTCGTAGTGaatcagtgtggatcttggaatTCCAGTTTGCTCCTAGGATACTAGTGTGTATTTTGAGATTCCGGTGTGAATCCTGGTATTCCAGTTTCGATCCTGGGATTGTAACGTGGGTCGTGGAATTCTAGTGTTAAACTTGAGATTTCAGTGAGGATCGATTTCAGTGTAGACCTTGGGATTCTAGTGTGAATcttggaattccagtgtggatcttgcgatttcagtgtggataccaaggtgaatccttgGATTACAATGTGTATCCTAGGATTTAAGTGTAGCTATTGGAATACCAGTGGGGTTTTGAGTTTCCAGTTTGGATCCTTGGATTCCAATGTGCATCCTGGGATTACAGTATGGATCCTCAATTTCTAGTGTGGATTTTGGGGTTCCAGTGTGGAGACTGGTATTTGCAGTGAGGATTCTGGCATTCAAGTGGGAACGGTTAAGATTCCTGTTAGGATCCTGGACGTTCAGAGGAAATACCGTGGGAATCCTGTGAGAGATATATTGAAATACTGTGCATATGTCGTGTAAATactgcagaaattcttctgggCATATAGTTTGAAAATACATAGGGAATCTTATGGAAATGCTGGGGTTCTTGTGAATGTCCTGTGGAAATCCTCTGGATATTCCGAGAGGATCCGAGTTGAGTTTGGGATATCCTGTGAGAGTTTTGTGGCGAATAATTAGTattcctgggagaattccatGGAAAAACTTTGGGAATCATGAAATAATCCCATAAGAGTCATGTGAGAATACTTTTGGAACATTGGAAACCTTTTGGAATTCTGTGAGAATTGTGTAGAAATGCTTGCGAGAATTGTGAGAATCCTATAGGAATACCATATGGTTTTAATGAGCAGCCTGGggttatttcaatgaaaattctgtGTGAATCCAACGGATATGTTTTGAGAATCCTGTGGGAATAATATGGAAATACCTTGGAAATCCTGCTGAAGTGGTTTTCATTACGACAACAATTACTATAttcgtgaaaatattgtaaGTAATCTGCTTcgtttgcttagaaacaacaaACTACGCACTTGATTACCAAGAGCTTTTGGAGCGAAATCTTAAATTTAGAGAGAATTAATATGTTTGAAGAAGCTCATTACCAAAAGAActtcaggttggaaattttacCGACCTACCAGGCTGAAAAGTGAGCTGTTTCATACTTTGTAAGTAagttcagaaagaagaagattttatAGGGAGTGTCATCTCACTCTCaacaaattttggaatattCCGAGAGTGACCTGCATGAAACTCCCGGAACGTCACGTGAGTTCCCTTGTTTTCTCGTTATCAAATTACGCACGATCGACGATTCTCCATCGTTCAAGCCTACCTCATGCCCAACCAGACCAGATCCACTCACGTTGCTCAGTCATCACTCATCATCGGGGGTTGCGTGCAGAAATACGATACCCTTTTTTGCATGCACTTTTCGTTTCTACTCACCTGGGACCTGATTTAAAGTGCTAAATAGGCTCTGTGCTTTAGTTCACCAACGAAGTCCTCTCTTTGCTCTGCTCTGTATGACATAATAAGGCGCAATCAAATATAAAATTCATGCTCTCGTGTCTCGTCTGGTTCAGTGCATGCATTGGGACTGCCGATGCCGATTCTTGGGGGTCCAAAGGGGTAGGTACCCACGATTACCGATGACCGTAAATGGACAACCGTCAAGGCCATCGTGTCGCATACGATGGTGATGATCTCCCAGCCACCAGCGCACAACAGGTTCTCTCCGCATGCAGAGGAACTTCGAAATTTATGGTTGCTTCCTTTGATGCggtgtttatttctatgaattcGCGCCACAGCAGGGCTGAGGAACGCAGAGTCGTCTCGCGAAAAGGTGGGGAGGAAAAGTCTCGCGGCGACGACGACGTCTCAATTTCCAGCCGCGTGGTCAGTTCCTACTGTTTTATCGTTCGCGAACGGTCGGTGGGTTGTGCTCATCGAATCAGCTGAGATTGGATCAATTTGAATTACTTTATTTTAAGGACGCAACTCTGGGTGGTCTCTCCCGGTGCGAGGTTTTGGTGAATGTGTTTTGCAAACCGGTACGAATCGTTTTTCGGTGCATGACGCCACTTTTCCACAGAACATCACTTCGAAAGCACTAGATCAAAGTGTCCTGTACTAACGATCTGATTTTCCCTTTCTCTCCCCAAACAGGTCACGTGCGGTTTCGCGGTCTACAGTGTTGTTTTCCTAACACGTTTTGTCGttgtcgttgttgttgttgtttttttgaGTGTAGTGAAGTGCCCGACACAGAAATCCACCGAAAATGGATGCCATCAAGAAGAAGATGCAGGCGATGAAGCTGGAGAAGGACAACGCGTTGGATCGCGCCCTTCTCTGCGAACAGCAGGCCCGCGACGCCAACCTGCGCGCGGAAAAGGCCGAAGAAGAGGCCCGCCAGCTGCAGAAGAAGATCCAGGCTATTGAAAATGACCTCGATCAGACCCAGGAGGCGCTGATGGCCGTCAACGCCAAGCTGGAGGAGAAGGAGAAGGCTCTCCAGAACGTAAGTAGAACCTTCTAGATATGCAATGTTGTTTGTAAGAAGTCCCGCTGTGTGGGACTCGTGCACAGGACACACTAGTGTTGCCAGTTTGGGGAACGAAATGATGACAATTTCAACAGGAGATAGCGTTATTTGTGTGCTGCGCATTTCCGAAAGAATATCCAAGATGGAAAAGTACTGGACTATGCTGAAATTTAGAGGATTTTTTCGGTACAGTGTCCGTTCAACAACTAAGAAATAACAATGTTttgaatcttcttcttcttcttggcattacgtcctcactgagacagaacctgcttctcagcgtagtgttttcaagagctcttccacagttattaacttagagctttctttgttcTGAATGTATTGTAAGTTTAGTGTTATGTCTGCTTGTATGTGACTTAACTATAGCTTTAGAAAACCAAATTGTTAGGCAAGACAAATACAAGATTTCCACAAATAGTAGCGTAAAGTGAGGCAAAAGTCCAAATGGGGTTAAAGTTTAAGGTATgatgttccgctcaagaaaagtaaaaatttctgctcaagaaatggtcaagaaatttcctattATGAGCTCcgtttgaaatgacattttttttcaactgcgtaGTGCGACCAAAGAAAaatacttttcttgagcatttcttgcaagaaatttccgcgcatcgagataggcgattacttttctgttgaagtgcatacttcgcttaattcaaaacatatgttaTACAGTTAGTGACAAAAGTTTGTAATTGAATgctattttccatacaaaatgcccatcATGGGGATCTATATATCAGTTTCTGATAGTCTGGATtcgctgaaatttggatgacgaactataAACACCCAGAAGTTTTGTCTAAACTGAGCTTATTGAATTTCAgtcattttcaaaagagattcagagtgttgttcaaagacaaaagtaagtaaccgtgagattttttatttaattcaaaaaacggtaagttgtgtgattagtttgttcggcaaaattgttcaattttgaaagtTATACAAAATTGCAGAATACACCAAGCACTTACAACTTACTCTTtcttaattaaataaaatcactCGATTTTCAACTTTTATCTTTGAACAATcctcagaaattctttgaaaaattactaTACTGTGATGAATTCACTAAAGACAAAATTATAGGttgtttgtagttcgtcatccaaattccagccaattcggactaccagaagctgagatacagatccCCAAGCTTACATATGCGCAAAAAACAACATTTGTTTACTAACTTTTGTTACTgactgtagagtaaggtggggcaaaagttcgaccttagtgatataatcaaagtttccagaaaaaaagcagttgaaacaaaataaataccatacagtgaacattcaacatattggctataattttgctgaacatacttgtgccaaaatatttacccatttttagttataacagtttcaaaattgattgtcttaaacgaacttttgccccaccggtgagtTCGAATCTattgtggggcaaaagttcgctagcTAAAACGTTAAATATTGATACtcttatgacaggcatactttataccagccgtaaacttatgttcgccggaaaatacacactaaattttaatcaaaaaattgtCCAAAACGGGGTTAATTTGGGTATAcctaaaaatagcagtttttcgcaaaactaagtgaaaatgtaaaattttggtaacatttttcgcacgatcaggcaaattttgctaaatttgaagataatagggtcctaaaatgtttaatgaaatcttgttttaattttataacacgaaaaagcatgttactgtaactactttagcaatttttcccgctcaaataacggctatatcatatttaaacttcaattttaaatttgggtccataaatgaaccttgacacttaagattatgtttgacgttcgcttagtcgacaaaaacaccatgGTGCACAGGGATTTTAGTTTtagcactggggttgttcctatctgacatttcggaagggacacggaaaacaaaatacacccaaaaatttgagttaaaactaaggggtgtgacaaaatctgacattggaaaaaatgtttggactcaaacaaatgaaaaacatcaaaaattgagtaaacatgtgtttttggcctaaacttaagcgtttggcactaaaattgggataggactttaggaccctattgtttgacttataaataGGCACATGGGAActacttctttttcttcttagcATAACACTTCAACTGGAATAAAGCCTTTTattcagtttagtgttctaaaaccacttccatagttattaacagGGAGTTTTCATTGTCAAActtgcaatttttcattcgtatacacgatggtactctatgcccagggaagtgaagGAATATCTCATTACGACTGGGAATCGTACCCAGACAtctatacacccgattctgtttttgcacgggggatgcgtaccgtgcaaaaaaaagttttcagttcaaaatttcaagtatTCGTTCTCGCAGTCCAAACTGAAAATTCTTGCTTACGAATATAAACATTTCaattttacagttttttttttttaatttaagtaaAATTGACTTTCAAAAATGCCATAGACCACAGAAGTTAAAAATCTAAAAGAAcaactatttaaaaaataagtcAAATCCATgattcaaggttttttttattattatgtgACATATTTGAATTACTTTACAAAGTATTTTAATCGATTATGAAATGAAATAGAGTACATCTAAAATACCGATGCAGcctatgaaaaaaatcttaaaacgcACTGTGAATCACCCGCTAAACTTCTGTGCTTACCGATGACATCACCTTATTATCCGCCCTGATTTTCCTGAgatgaaaaattattcaacaagaGTCCACCTCACACGTCGTTGATTATTTCCGGTCGGTCTAATGGTTGTGGTGCCAATTATACACCGAGATGAACTAACGTCATCGTCCACCgaatcaccaaaattttacgttCCGTTCTAAATGCGATTATTTTTCTGGCGATCTCTGTAATGTTTTCGCGTAATTTCAATTTGACGACGTGACAGCCCgtccaaaacgaaaaaaaatcgtcGCCCTTGAGCcgaaattttcattcaaaaaagcGCGTTCATTTTTCTGTTCAATCACTCACCGAAATGGTGACAAACATGAACTGTCATACAGATTACTCCACTGTACGATGGTACGTGACAAGTCGTGAGAGCTAAAATTAGAATGCATTTTTTCGGCGTAGTGCAGTCGAATTCAGTGCATCACATCACTATCGAAGGAATTTCACTTGCATTCATTATCTAACACGGCACCGCCAACCCACGCAGAGAATATTGCATAATCTCTTGTTTGACAGATTGAATTATGGCGTGACAAATCAAGATGGCGGCGGCGAACAGAAACTGTTTTTTGATAAACATAGCAGGGGCGCTGCCTGGTAACATGATCAATATGGCGATCGCACGTTGCTCGGTTGTAATATTTAATTTCGACGGAGCGGATTGTGCGAAAGGTTCGAGAAAATCGGCCCACCGTTGTTGGGATACCATTCGATGcgatgaaacttttatttttagaGTTTCGTGGTGGCATTCGGTGCATTGCACGCATACCAGCGATGGCGGTATTAAATATGGCGTCATCTTCTCGGTGGTGTGCCGGTCAGCTTGCTCATGCGCGGTCGGCTTCGGAGATGACAAACCGCCGAAAGTGATCATGGCCGGTCGGTGTCATGACTAAATGGACTTTCTCTCGAGTGGACGGGATGACAGATGAAGAGCCAGGGTTGAGCCAAGAACCAATCATCCTCTAATTATATAGAACTGTTTATTGGTAATATTGACTGCGGCGAGGACCACTCCGGGCGACGAGTCGTGATGTCGTGCAAGGTTTAAATGGTTGGCGACGACTACGACGGGGGTGTTGGGCTAGCGATCACGAGTGAGAGCAGGAAAATAGATTGAGAGCGTGAAAGCGCGAGGGTCAGCCAGAGGAATCGTAAGAATGCCGGCAGTTTTTTTCGCTGGCCCCACAAGATCGGTGCGGAGTTTCATTCATGAGATAAGTACACTATCCGGCACATTGTTGGAAGAGACGAGATGCAGTGAAAACCGCATCCCGTGCTGCTCcgcagaaaaaataataataaaagaaaCCAGTCAATACTAGAAGTTTAGTTTTGATGCTGAAATTCTAAACCGAGTGCGTATTATCGTCAAAGTACAAAATAACACGTAGAGAAACCCAGTCTGGAGTCACAAGGAGAGCTAGTTTAGCGAATGATAGTTTATTGGTTTTGATTGGTGCAGAGAATGATCGGAGTGATATCGTATGGTAATAGAAAACGAGGATCGAGTTGTTTCAATAGTAAACCGCGAGGCAACAACGGAGGAAAACGTGCCAAAAAGACACGACATTCACGGCAGCATGCATCGGCGGTGGCAGCAGCCAATCGTCGCGGTAATAACAGTGCTGGCCACGAGAGTGCGCTAGCGTTGATCAACTGTGGCCAAGAGCTGACAGCGAAGAAGAGCCGAGCGAAAACGGTGGCGAAAAAGAAGCGCCACCGAACAGCGAAACCAGCAAGTAGCAGACGTAGCTCAGTGTCAGTGACAGGAGCAGTGTGTAAAAAACAAGAACAAGTACGATCGACGAGTTCGGCAAGTTTGGCCGATGGTGGTGCTGCTAGTACAATGTGCGAAAATAATCCCGTTCCGTCTGGAGGATCGGGTAGAAAACGGGGTCACCAGCATCACCCGAGATTCAGCGGCAGCAGGAAATCCAACGTACCGGCCGAGGACGTGATTGCAGCGCTGAGAGGAGCTTTCGACTGCGGCGGAACAATTACGACGACGTCGACGGGAGGAGGAGGCAGTCTTAGCAGCagctcgtcgtcgtcgtcactgCTGATTGGCAACAGTATAGTAAACACAGACATAATCATTGGCAACGACGAGAATGCAAATCCACAGCAAAATGTCACCGTCAAAGCGGGGGTGGAggcagaagaagaaaaacaaatgattctGATGGCGATCGATGCTGCTGATGATGGTGGTGTTGATtctgttgatgatgatgatgttgtaAATAATAATAGCCACAACCTAGGCCAGGATCTCAACCCGGAAGTGGAACTGTATCAAGATATCAGTAACAATATATTAGAAGACGACGAAAGGCTGACAGAACAAAGTGATGAATTGATTAATCAACAACAAAGCAAGAGCAGCAACAGCAACTGCAATAGTCTAGTTAGTAGCGATATAAGCAATAGCACGGCTAGTAATGTAATAGTGATAGACGATGACGAAGATGACGATGGGAGAGGCAGCACTGCTAGTGGGGAACCGTTGGAGATCACCAAGCTGGAGGAAGTTCCCAGCGGTCAGGAGCTAGTCAAGCAAATTAGCAAAAAGCTAAAACGCAGCAAAAAGAGTCCGTCCTCGGATGATTCCAGTACTGCTAGCGCAACGCGGAAAAAGTCCAGTACCGGTagcaaaaaatcttccaaaaattccgaTGGCAGCAGCAGTACCAGCAACGGCAAGCAGCGGAAAAAGATCCGGGCTTCAACGGGTGATATTTCCAAACTGGAGCGGGCGTTAGGAGATGGAGCACCGTGCGAGGATGGGACAGCGGCGGACGAGAACGATCCGGATGCGGCAGAGTGGGCCAAGCTGCGGTGCACCAGCGAGCGGACTGAGGTCATCGCCGAAAGGGAACATCGACGGCAGAAGCGATGCGCGGACTATCCAGGGCTGGCTTTCGGACGGTCCATATTCAGCTCGGATACAATGATGAAGTTCAACATCATCCGGAATGAGCTGCACAACATCATGAAGACGCAATTGAAACGGGTAAATATGATCCAACTTTCTACACATATTGGCTCGATCACTGGGTCCCGAATGGCGCTCGTCCGGATCGAATTCTGGAAAGATCGCAATTTTTGGCCCAAATGTAATCACAAAGTGATCCAACCGAAGTCGGTTTCTCTAGTTTGTAAGCAGAAGAAAGAAACGATTTGTGCACAAACTCGCACGGACACGATCGGCCGCACGATCGCCGCACAAAGTTCTCCCAGCGCGCCGTGAGAAAGAAAGAGCAAGGGTGAGCAAAATTCAAGAATGTGTTATTTTTAGAGGTggataattttccaaaaaatatttttcctcgCGATCGCGGATCGCAGCTGAACGGTAAAATTTTTAGCCCACACACAAAACGTCCGAAAAGTTGCGAGAAAATCGAGTGAAAACGAAACGAGAAACCGATGGTGTTCAGTGCTTTGCGTTCAAAGGGGAACGAGGTCTAATATGAGCCTCTTGATAGAAGATTGAGAGTTTGTGCGAAAGTTTAACGCTTCCAAAGAGTGAAGATAAGGCGGTTAGCTTTGGAAAGTGTAACTTCAATGTTAATAGACGCATTTTGTCATTTCGTTTCCACAGTCGGGCAAGTGCTCGGTACACGATCGCTTAACGGTGAGAGTGTACGAGTGCGCGTGCTTGATCATTATTATTCCCTCTTCGGGCAGCCTAGCGCGTTCGCATCGCGATCGTTCGTTTGTGTATTTTAGAACGATCGTAAAACAACACTGTTTATATTCGGGAAATTTTACTCGCGCAATCGGCTGCGGTGATCGCGCAGTTTTTCACGATTCACAAAGACCTACATTGTGGTGGCGTTCGGCTCTGCGCCAAGGGACCTAGATTTTTGTCTACGCTTCGTGACCATGACATGTCTGTCCGATCCTCGTTAGGAGGGCCTTCCACCTACTACCTCCCCTCGCAACACCTGATACCACATCATTTTTGTACGATAATAATTCACCGTGGCTCTTTCACCGCCAAATTTGAAAAGCGAATCAGTTGAAAGCCTCCGTCGATTGTTGAGCTGCTGCTGGTG
It contains:
- the LOC5575995 gene encoding golgin-84 isoform X14, coding for MIGVISYGNRKRGSSCFNSKPRGNNGGKRAKKTRHSRQHASAVAAANRRGNNSAGHESALALINCGQELTAKKSRAKTVAKKKRHRTAKPASSRRSSVSVTGAVCKKQEQVRSTSSASLADGGAASTMCENNPVPSGGSGRKRGHQHHPRFSGSRKSNVPAEDVIAALRGAFDCGGTITTTSTGGGGSLSSSSSSSSLLIGNSIVNTDIIIGNDENANPQQNVTVKAGVEAEEEKQMILMAIDAADDGGVDSVDDDDVVNNNSHNLGQDLNPEVELYQDISNNILEDDERLTEQSDELINQQQSKSSNSNCNSLVSSDISNSTASNVIVIDDDEDDDGRGSTASGEPLEITKLEEVPSGQELVKQISKKLKRSKKSPSSDDSSTASATRKKSSTGSKKSSKNSDGSSSTSNGKQRKKIRASTGDISKLERALGDGAPCEDGTAADENDPDAAEWAKLRCTSERTEVIAEREHRRQKRCADYPGLAFGRSIFSSDTMMKFNIIRNELHNIMKTQLKRAESEVAALNRRIQLLEEDLERSEERLASATAKLSEASAAADESERARKVLENRALADEERMDALENQLKEARFMAEEADKKYDEVARKLAMVEADLERAEERAEAGEGKIVELEEELRVVGNNLKSLEVSEEKAMASRDSVEDKIHQLNDKLTNAEARAEFAERSVQKLQKEVDRLEDELMHERAKNKMLQEEMEATLHDIQNM
- the LOC5575995 gene encoding golgin-84 isoform X12; this translates as MIGVISYGNRKRGSSCFNSKPRGNNGGKRAKKTRHSRQHASAVAAANRRGNNSAGHESALALINCGQELTAKKSRAKTVAKKKRHRTAKPASSRRSSVSVTGAVCKKQEQVRSTSSASLADGGAASTMCENNPVPSGGSGRKRGHQHHPRFSGSRKSNVPAEDVIAALRGAFDCGGTITTTSTGGGGSLSSSSSSSSLLIGNSIVNTDIIIGNDENANPQQNVTVKAGVEAEEEKQMILMAIDAADDGGVDSVDDDDVVNNNSHNLGQDLNPEVELYQDISNNILEDDERLTEQSDELINQQQSKSSNSNCNSLVSSDISNSTASNVIVIDDDEDDDGRGSTASGEPLEITKLEEVPSGQELVKQISKKLKRSKKSPSSDDSSTASATRKKSSTGSKKSSKNSDGSSSTSNGKQRKKIRASTGDISKLERALGDGAPCEDGTAADENDPDAAEWAKLRCTSERTEVIAEREHRRQKRCADYPGLAFGRSIFSSDTMMKFNIIRNELHNIMKTQLKRAESEVAALNRRIQLLEEDLERSEERLASATAKLSEASAAADESERARKVLENRALADEERMDALENQLKEARFMAEEADKKYDEVARKLAMVEADLERAEERAEAGEGKIVELEEELRVVGNNLKSLEVSEEKATQREETFGGQVRILDQRLKEAEARAEFAERSVQKLQKEVDRLEDELMHERAKNKMLQEEMEATLHDIQNM
- the LOC5575995 gene encoding actin cytoskeleton-regulatory complex protein pan1 isoform X1, which encodes MIGVISYGNRKRGSSCFNSKPRGNNGGKRAKKTRHSRQHASAVAAANRRGNNSAGHESALALINCGQELTAKKSRAKTVAKKKRHRTAKPASSRRSSVSVTGAVCKKQEQVRSTSSASLADGGAASTMCENNPVPSGGSGRKRGHQHHPRFSGSRKSNVPAEDVIAALRGAFDCGGTITTTSTGGGGSLSSSSSSSSLLIGNSIVNTDIIIGNDENANPQQNVTVKAGVEAEEEKQMILMAIDAADDGGVDSVDDDDVVNNNSHNLGQDLNPEVELYQDISNNILEDDERLTEQSDELINQQQSKSSNSNCNSLVSSDISNSTASNVIVIDDDEDDDGRGSTASGEPLEITKLEEVPSGQELVKQISKKLKRSKKSPSSDDSSTASATRKKSSTGSKKSSKNSDGSSSTSNGKQRKKIRASTGDISKLERALGDGAPCEDGTAADENDPDAAEWAKLRCTSERTEVIAEREHRRQKRCADYPGLAFGRSIFSSDTMMKFNIIRNELHNIMKTQLKRAESEVAALNRRIQLLEEDLERSEERLASATAKLSEASAAADESERARKVLENRALADEERMDALENQLKEARFMAEEADKKYDEVARKLAMVEADLERAEERAEAGEGKIVELEEELRVVGNNLKSLEVSEEKANQREEEYKNQIKTLTTRLKEAEARAEFAERSVQKLQKEVDRLEDELIIEKIRFAEIGDDLDFAFVDLIPGVDPIWTERRPKPKTPPPPPKLPTPPPAPKEAPKEDAPAGEAPAEGAAAAAPEEAKPRTPSPFELQKHFPPEGAEVPYVRSATGTTPPRDIAAETAAEAEAQAAAPAEGGDAAPPAEGAPAPAEGEAAAAPAEGEAAPAEAAPADAAPAEAEAAPAEAAPAEAAPAEEAPAS
- the LOC5575995 gene encoding golgin-84 isoform X9 produces the protein MIGVISYGNRKRGSSCFNSKPRGNNGGKRAKKTRHSRQHASAVAAANRRGNNSAGHESALALINCGQELTAKKSRAKTVAKKKRHRTAKPASSRRSSVSVTGAVCKKQEQVRSTSSASLADGGAASTMCENNPVPSGGSGRKRGHQHHPRFSGSRKSNVPAEDVIAALRGAFDCGGTITTTSTGGGGSLSSSSSSSSLLIGNSIVNTDIIIGNDENANPQQNVTVKAGVEAEEEKQMILMAIDAADDGGVDSVDDDDVVNNNSHNLGQDLNPEVELYQDISNNILEDDERLTEQSDELINQQQSKSSNSNCNSLVSSDISNSTASNVIVIDDDEDDDGRGSTASGEPLEITKLEEVPSGQELVKQISKKLKRSKKSPSSDDSSTASATRKKSSTGSKKSSKNSDGSSSTSNGKQRKKIRASTGDISKLERALGDGAPCEDGTAADENDPDAAEWAKLRCTSERTEVIAEREHRRQKRCADYPGLAFGRSIFSSDTMMKFNIIRNELHNIMKTQLKRAESEVAALNRRIQLLEEDLERSEERLASATAKLSEASAAADESERARKVLENRALADEERMDALENQLKEARFMAEEADKKYDEVARKLAMVEADLERAEERAEAGEGKIVELEEELRVVGNNLKSLEVSEEKAMASRDSVEDKIHQLNDKLTNAEARAEFAERSVQKLQKEVDRLEDELVMEKEKYREIGDDLDTAFVELILKE